The genomic segment CGCCCGCCCCAGATCGGCGCCGCCGATGATCACCTGCCCCGGGCGCGGGCGGATGAGCCCGGTGAGCACCGCGATCAGCGTCGATTTGCCCGCGCCATTGGGCCCCAAAAGCGCGCAAAACCGCCCCGGCGCGAGGCGGAAGGAGACCTCATCGAGCGCGCGCCGGGCGCCCCAGTCATGGCTGAGGCCCCGCACCTCGAGGGCCGCAGCCGGGGCAGGGGCGCCCGGTGAGGGGGCGGGCGGCTCAATCAATCTCGATCTCGAGGCGCTGCGAGGCCCCCGTCGCGCCCGGGATCTCGAGGCTGTAGCGCCCCGGCTTGATCGCGACAAAGCCGATCTCCATCGTGCCCGCGCGGTCGAATTCGATCGAATGGAGCCCCATCGGGCGCATCTCAAGCCCGCGGATCACCACCTCGTCGACCCAGATCGCGCGGAAGAAATCGGCCCCCGCGAGGCCGAGCTCGCCCGAGCCGTCGGCGGTGATCTCGACCTCGTAATAGCCCCCCGAGCGCAGCTTCCAGGGCCCGCCGAGCGGCTCGCCCACCGACAGGATCACCTCGGGAAGCGCGGTCTTGTTGGGCCCCGCGAGCAGCCCCGCGAGCGGCGCGTCATCGTCTTCGGCGGCGGTTTCGGCAAGCGCCATGCCGGCGCCGAGCGCGAGGCAGGCCGACAGCAGAAAGGCTGAGAAAATGCGCATGGGTAACTCCTT from the Rhodobacter xanthinilyticus genome contains:
- a CDS encoding cupredoxin domain-containing protein — its product is MRIFSAFLLSACLALGAGMALAETAAEDDDAPLAGLLAGPNKTALPEVILSVGEPLGGPWKLRSGGYYEVEITADGSGELGLAGADFFRAIWVDEVVIRGLEMRPMGLHSIEFDRAGTMEIGFVAIKPGRYSLEIPGATGASQRLEIEID